The following are from one region of the Oncorhynchus masou masou isolate Uvic2021 chromosome 24, UVic_Omas_1.1, whole genome shotgun sequence genome:
- the cyldl gene encoding ubiquitin carboxyl-terminal hydrolase CYLD isoform X1 encodes MDFLWSMDTCDVKMYYIIIEKPGLPTLLINAGHICYIQESRYMSRLSRSACLQELPVICMGSNYDRLLKVNHLKPVSTKEAELLQALGEDSERLKWYLERDALATALGLTKDTPVTVELDGKWLQGIVRYVGRLTEPKSTDPIVGTFFGIELQGEDKGKGPSDGTYLSKTLFPCKKDCGIFAPFSKVKPMFSKPKLGSKCLTFPAAQLATQPSSQQAHHQPLSTGDRVSFFMDEDILHGMVMDLEEKEGRTLVIISTDRDEKITLPLDSVIKRELLQQEPEPMETDKAVMSMEEVHPLGLGVDSLVEVSLAIGPGYGTIRWIGTLPGQKGTYAGLELEDGYTGVSNGTFKDQRFFRCLPRQGLFVKLLSCRPDSRFQGASANVLQERQALRSPGALPSSPIASDQVERMLIGRMKGIQGHINSCYMDSALFSLFSCSSVLDSLLFKLTEPRDAPIQSTLLHDIVNPLRSEGFVEGRHIMKLRQQLQELGYCHTFTTEEKDPEEFLTLIMHHIFCLDPLLKLSAGGKVQDSYCYQIFLDNNHSLVLPTVQHLLEHSFHSAGLKLAEVAVPSCLILQMPRFGKKFKMFQKIIPSLELDITDLLSEGPQQCVLCGQLAYEECVDCFRDPVFSRTGFKVFCRTCSSQVHSHPERLSHNPSPLQLPEGYPAPTTLRPPPPAPPRERLELFAVLCIETSHYVSFIKHGPNSTDWIFFDSMADRHGERDGFNIPQVEACPEVGMYLAMSPAELANQVPRDMKGVAKRLFCDAYMYLYQSTSISLYR; translated from the exons CCATGGACACATGTGATGTGAAGATGTACTACATCATCATAGAGAAACCTGGATTACCCACGTTGCTCATCAATGCTGGCCACATCTGTTACATCCAGGAGAGCAGGTACATGTCAAGGCTTAGCAGATCTGCATGTCTGCAGGAATTGCCTGTCATCTGTATGGGCTCCAATTATGACAGGCTCCTTAAGGTAAACCACCTAAAACCAGTGTCTACTAAGGAGGCAGAGCTGCTGCAAGCCCTAGGAGAGGACTCGGAGAGACTGAAGTGGTATTTAGAGAGGGATGCTTTGGCTACCGCCCTGGGTTTAACTAAGGATACACCTGTCACTGTGGAGTTGGATGGGAAGTGGCTGCAGGGAATTGTACGGTACGTTGGAAGGTTGACAGAGCCAAAGTCCACAGACCCCATCGTAGGAACCTTCTTTGGCATCGAACTACAG GGAGAAGACAAAGGAAAGGGACCATCAGATGGGACATATCTGTCAAAAACCCTATTCCCCTGCAAGAAAGACTGTGGGATTTTTGCTCCATTTTCCAAAGTGAAACCCATGTTTTCCAAACCCAAATTGGGGTCCAAGTGTCTGACCTTTCCAGCAGCCCAGCTGGCCACGCAACCGTCGTCCCAACAGGCCCACCATCAGCCCCTCTCCACCGGAGACCGAGTCAGCTTCTTCATGGACGAGGACATCCTCCATGGGATGGTGATGGatctggaggagaaggagggcagGACCTTAGTCATCATCTCTACT GACCGGGATGAGAAGATCACCCTACCGCTGGACAGCGTCATCAAAAGGGAACTGCTtcaacagg AGCCTGAGCCTATGGAGACTGATAAGGCTGTTATGTCTATGGAGGAGGTTCACCCCTTGGGGCTTGGTGTTGACTCTCTAGTGGAGGTGTCTCTGGCTATAGGACCTGGCTATGGAACCATCCGCTGGATAGGCACTTTGCCTGGGCAGAAAGGAACCTACGCTGGACTGGAGCTG GAGGATGGGTACACTGGGGTTAGTAATGGTACCTTTAAAGACCAGCGGTTCTTCAGATGTCTTCCTAGACAAGGTCTCTTCGTCAAGCTTCTATCCTGCCGGCCTGACTCCCGCTTCCAGGGGGCATCAGCCAATGTCCTTCAAG AGAGACAGGCGTTGCGCAGCCCTGGGGcgctcccctcctcccccatcgcCTCTGACCAGGTCGAGAGGATGCTGATTGGTCGAATGAAGGGGATCCAGGGCCATATAAACTCTTGCTACATGGACTCGGCCCTCTTCAG tctgttctccTGTTCGTCAGTGTTGGACTCCCTGCTGTTTAAGTTAACAGAGCCTAGGGATGCCCCCATCCAGAGTACCCTGCTACATGACATCGTCAACCCGCTCCGCAg TGAAGGTTTTGTGGAAGGGAGACACATTATGAAGCTTCGTCAGCAGCTGCAGGAGCTTGGATACTGCCACACATTCACCACAGAGGAGAAAG ATCCAGAAGAGTTTCTTACCCTCATTATGCACCATATTTTCTGTCTGGATCCTCTCCTCAAACT GTCAGCAGGGGGAAAGGTCCAGGACAGTTACTGTTATCAAATCTTCCTGGATAACAACCACAGCCTGGTTCTGCCTACTGTCCAACACTTGCTGGAACACTCCTTCCACAGCGCAGGACTCAAACTGGCAGAGGTAGCG gTGCCGTCTTGTCTGATCCTCCAGATGCCTCGCTTtgggaagaagttcaagatgttTCAGAAGATTATCCCTTCACTGGAGCTGGACATTACTGACCTCCTCTCTGAAG GTCCCcagcagtgtgtgttgtgtggtcaGCTGGCATACGAGGAGTGTGTGGACTGCTTCAGAGACCCAGTCTTCAGCAGGACGGGATTTAAAGTGTTCTGCAGGACCTGCTCCTCTCAG GTGCACTCTCACCCCGAGCGGCTGTCCCATAACCCCTCCCCCCTGCAGCTCCCTGAGGGTTACCCCGCCCCCACTACCCTCCGACCCCCGCCCCCTGCCCcaccgagagagagactggagctgTTTGCAGTGCTGTGCATAGAGACCAGTCACTATGTGTCCTTCATAAAACATGGACCAAACAGCACAGACTGGATCTTCTTTGACAGCATGGCTGACAGACATG gagagagggatggcttCAACATTCCCCAGGTGGAGGCATGTCCAGAGGTTGGCATGTACCTGGCCATGTCACCCGCAGAGCTGGCCAACCAGGTGCCTCGGGACATGAAGGGCGTGGCTAAGCGTCTGTTCTGTGATGCCTACATGTACCTGTACCAGAGTACCAGCATCAGCCTCTACCGCTGA
- the cyldl gene encoding ubiquitin carboxyl-terminal hydrolase CYLD isoform X2, whose protein sequence is MDFLWSMDTCDVKMYYIIIEKPGLPTLLINAGHICYIQESRYMSRLSRSACLQELPVICMGSNYDRLLKVNHLKPVSTKEAELLQALGEDSERLKWYLERDALATALGLTKDTPVTVELDGKWLQGIVRYVGRLTEPKSTDPIVGTFFGIELQGEDKGKGPSDGTYLSKTLFPCKKDCGIFAPFSKVKPMFSKPKLGSKCLTFPAAQLATQPSSQQAHHQPLSTGDRVSFFMDEDILHGMVMDLEEKEGRTLVIISTDRDEKITLPLDSVIKRELLQQEPEPMETDKAVMSMEEVHPLGLGVDSLVEVSLAIGPGYGTIRWIGTLPGQKGTYAGLELEDGYTGVSNGTFKDQRFFRCLPRQGLFVKLLSCRPDSRFQGASANVLQERQALRSPGALPSSPIASDQVERMLIGRMKGIQGHINSCYMDSALFSLFSCSSVLDSLLFKLTEPRDAPIQSTLLHDIVNPLRSEGFVEGRHIMKLRQQLQELGYCHTFTTEEKDPEEFLTLIMHHIFCLDPLLKLSAGGKVQDSYCYQIFLDNNHSLVLPTVQHLLEHSFHSAGLKLAEVPSCLILQMPRFGKKFKMFQKIIPSLELDITDLLSEGPQQCVLCGQLAYEECVDCFRDPVFSRTGFKVFCRTCSSQVHSHPERLSHNPSPLQLPEGYPAPTTLRPPPPAPPRERLELFAVLCIETSHYVSFIKHGPNSTDWIFFDSMADRHGERDGFNIPQVEACPEVGMYLAMSPAELANQVPRDMKGVAKRLFCDAYMYLYQSTSISLYR, encoded by the exons CCATGGACACATGTGATGTGAAGATGTACTACATCATCATAGAGAAACCTGGATTACCCACGTTGCTCATCAATGCTGGCCACATCTGTTACATCCAGGAGAGCAGGTACATGTCAAGGCTTAGCAGATCTGCATGTCTGCAGGAATTGCCTGTCATCTGTATGGGCTCCAATTATGACAGGCTCCTTAAGGTAAACCACCTAAAACCAGTGTCTACTAAGGAGGCAGAGCTGCTGCAAGCCCTAGGAGAGGACTCGGAGAGACTGAAGTGGTATTTAGAGAGGGATGCTTTGGCTACCGCCCTGGGTTTAACTAAGGATACACCTGTCACTGTGGAGTTGGATGGGAAGTGGCTGCAGGGAATTGTACGGTACGTTGGAAGGTTGACAGAGCCAAAGTCCACAGACCCCATCGTAGGAACCTTCTTTGGCATCGAACTACAG GGAGAAGACAAAGGAAAGGGACCATCAGATGGGACATATCTGTCAAAAACCCTATTCCCCTGCAAGAAAGACTGTGGGATTTTTGCTCCATTTTCCAAAGTGAAACCCATGTTTTCCAAACCCAAATTGGGGTCCAAGTGTCTGACCTTTCCAGCAGCCCAGCTGGCCACGCAACCGTCGTCCCAACAGGCCCACCATCAGCCCCTCTCCACCGGAGACCGAGTCAGCTTCTTCATGGACGAGGACATCCTCCATGGGATGGTGATGGatctggaggagaaggagggcagGACCTTAGTCATCATCTCTACT GACCGGGATGAGAAGATCACCCTACCGCTGGACAGCGTCATCAAAAGGGAACTGCTtcaacagg AGCCTGAGCCTATGGAGACTGATAAGGCTGTTATGTCTATGGAGGAGGTTCACCCCTTGGGGCTTGGTGTTGACTCTCTAGTGGAGGTGTCTCTGGCTATAGGACCTGGCTATGGAACCATCCGCTGGATAGGCACTTTGCCTGGGCAGAAAGGAACCTACGCTGGACTGGAGCTG GAGGATGGGTACACTGGGGTTAGTAATGGTACCTTTAAAGACCAGCGGTTCTTCAGATGTCTTCCTAGACAAGGTCTCTTCGTCAAGCTTCTATCCTGCCGGCCTGACTCCCGCTTCCAGGGGGCATCAGCCAATGTCCTTCAAG AGAGACAGGCGTTGCGCAGCCCTGGGGcgctcccctcctcccccatcgcCTCTGACCAGGTCGAGAGGATGCTGATTGGTCGAATGAAGGGGATCCAGGGCCATATAAACTCTTGCTACATGGACTCGGCCCTCTTCAG tctgttctccTGTTCGTCAGTGTTGGACTCCCTGCTGTTTAAGTTAACAGAGCCTAGGGATGCCCCCATCCAGAGTACCCTGCTACATGACATCGTCAACCCGCTCCGCAg TGAAGGTTTTGTGGAAGGGAGACACATTATGAAGCTTCGTCAGCAGCTGCAGGAGCTTGGATACTGCCACACATTCACCACAGAGGAGAAAG ATCCAGAAGAGTTTCTTACCCTCATTATGCACCATATTTTCTGTCTGGATCCTCTCCTCAAACT GTCAGCAGGGGGAAAGGTCCAGGACAGTTACTGTTATCAAATCTTCCTGGATAACAACCACAGCCTGGTTCTGCCTACTGTCCAACACTTGCTGGAACACTCCTTCCACAGCGCAGGACTCAAACTGGCAGAG gTGCCGTCTTGTCTGATCCTCCAGATGCCTCGCTTtgggaagaagttcaagatgttTCAGAAGATTATCCCTTCACTGGAGCTGGACATTACTGACCTCCTCTCTGAAG GTCCCcagcagtgtgtgttgtgtggtcaGCTGGCATACGAGGAGTGTGTGGACTGCTTCAGAGACCCAGTCTTCAGCAGGACGGGATTTAAAGTGTTCTGCAGGACCTGCTCCTCTCAG GTGCACTCTCACCCCGAGCGGCTGTCCCATAACCCCTCCCCCCTGCAGCTCCCTGAGGGTTACCCCGCCCCCACTACCCTCCGACCCCCGCCCCCTGCCCcaccgagagagagactggagctgTTTGCAGTGCTGTGCATAGAGACCAGTCACTATGTGTCCTTCATAAAACATGGACCAAACAGCACAGACTGGATCTTCTTTGACAGCATGGCTGACAGACATG gagagagggatggcttCAACATTCCCCAGGTGGAGGCATGTCCAGAGGTTGGCATGTACCTGGCCATGTCACCCGCAGAGCTGGCCAACCAGGTGCCTCGGGACATGAAGGGCGTGGCTAAGCGTCTGTTCTGTGATGCCTACATGTACCTGTACCAGAGTACCAGCATCAGCCTCTACCGCTGA
- the cyldl gene encoding ubiquitin carboxyl-terminal hydrolase CYLD isoform X3 translates to MDTCDVKMYYIIIEKPGLPTLLINAGHICYIQESRYMSRLSRSACLQELPVICMGSNYDRLLKVNHLKPVSTKEAELLQALGEDSERLKWYLERDALATALGLTKDTPVTVELDGKWLQGIVRYVGRLTEPKSTDPIVGTFFGIELQGEDKGKGPSDGTYLSKTLFPCKKDCGIFAPFSKVKPMFSKPKLGSKCLTFPAAQLATQPSSQQAHHQPLSTGDRVSFFMDEDILHGMVMDLEEKEGRTLVIISTDRDEKITLPLDSVIKRELLQQEPEPMETDKAVMSMEEVHPLGLGVDSLVEVSLAIGPGYGTIRWIGTLPGQKGTYAGLELEDGYTGVSNGTFKDQRFFRCLPRQGLFVKLLSCRPDSRFQGASANVLQERQALRSPGALPSSPIASDQVERMLIGRMKGIQGHINSCYMDSALFSLFSCSSVLDSLLFKLTEPRDAPIQSTLLHDIVNPLRSEGFVEGRHIMKLRQQLQELGYCHTFTTEEKDPEEFLTLIMHHIFCLDPLLKLSAGGKVQDSYCYQIFLDNNHSLVLPTVQHLLEHSFHSAGLKLAEVAVPSCLILQMPRFGKKFKMFQKIIPSLELDITDLLSEGPQQCVLCGQLAYEECVDCFRDPVFSRTGFKVFCRTCSSQVHSHPERLSHNPSPLQLPEGYPAPTTLRPPPPAPPRERLELFAVLCIETSHYVSFIKHGPNSTDWIFFDSMADRHGERDGFNIPQVEACPEVGMYLAMSPAELANQVPRDMKGVAKRLFCDAYMYLYQSTSISLYR, encoded by the exons ATGGACACATGTGATGTGAAGATGTACTACATCATCATAGAGAAACCTGGATTACCCACGTTGCTCATCAATGCTGGCCACATCTGTTACATCCAGGAGAGCAGGTACATGTCAAGGCTTAGCAGATCTGCATGTCTGCAGGAATTGCCTGTCATCTGTATGGGCTCCAATTATGACAGGCTCCTTAAGGTAAACCACCTAAAACCAGTGTCTACTAAGGAGGCAGAGCTGCTGCAAGCCCTAGGAGAGGACTCGGAGAGACTGAAGTGGTATTTAGAGAGGGATGCTTTGGCTACCGCCCTGGGTTTAACTAAGGATACACCTGTCACTGTGGAGTTGGATGGGAAGTGGCTGCAGGGAATTGTACGGTACGTTGGAAGGTTGACAGAGCCAAAGTCCACAGACCCCATCGTAGGAACCTTCTTTGGCATCGAACTACAG GGAGAAGACAAAGGAAAGGGACCATCAGATGGGACATATCTGTCAAAAACCCTATTCCCCTGCAAGAAAGACTGTGGGATTTTTGCTCCATTTTCCAAAGTGAAACCCATGTTTTCCAAACCCAAATTGGGGTCCAAGTGTCTGACCTTTCCAGCAGCCCAGCTGGCCACGCAACCGTCGTCCCAACAGGCCCACCATCAGCCCCTCTCCACCGGAGACCGAGTCAGCTTCTTCATGGACGAGGACATCCTCCATGGGATGGTGATGGatctggaggagaaggagggcagGACCTTAGTCATCATCTCTACT GACCGGGATGAGAAGATCACCCTACCGCTGGACAGCGTCATCAAAAGGGAACTGCTtcaacagg AGCCTGAGCCTATGGAGACTGATAAGGCTGTTATGTCTATGGAGGAGGTTCACCCCTTGGGGCTTGGTGTTGACTCTCTAGTGGAGGTGTCTCTGGCTATAGGACCTGGCTATGGAACCATCCGCTGGATAGGCACTTTGCCTGGGCAGAAAGGAACCTACGCTGGACTGGAGCTG GAGGATGGGTACACTGGGGTTAGTAATGGTACCTTTAAAGACCAGCGGTTCTTCAGATGTCTTCCTAGACAAGGTCTCTTCGTCAAGCTTCTATCCTGCCGGCCTGACTCCCGCTTCCAGGGGGCATCAGCCAATGTCCTTCAAG AGAGACAGGCGTTGCGCAGCCCTGGGGcgctcccctcctcccccatcgcCTCTGACCAGGTCGAGAGGATGCTGATTGGTCGAATGAAGGGGATCCAGGGCCATATAAACTCTTGCTACATGGACTCGGCCCTCTTCAG tctgttctccTGTTCGTCAGTGTTGGACTCCCTGCTGTTTAAGTTAACAGAGCCTAGGGATGCCCCCATCCAGAGTACCCTGCTACATGACATCGTCAACCCGCTCCGCAg TGAAGGTTTTGTGGAAGGGAGACACATTATGAAGCTTCGTCAGCAGCTGCAGGAGCTTGGATACTGCCACACATTCACCACAGAGGAGAAAG ATCCAGAAGAGTTTCTTACCCTCATTATGCACCATATTTTCTGTCTGGATCCTCTCCTCAAACT GTCAGCAGGGGGAAAGGTCCAGGACAGTTACTGTTATCAAATCTTCCTGGATAACAACCACAGCCTGGTTCTGCCTACTGTCCAACACTTGCTGGAACACTCCTTCCACAGCGCAGGACTCAAACTGGCAGAGGTAGCG gTGCCGTCTTGTCTGATCCTCCAGATGCCTCGCTTtgggaagaagttcaagatgttTCAGAAGATTATCCCTTCACTGGAGCTGGACATTACTGACCTCCTCTCTGAAG GTCCCcagcagtgtgtgttgtgtggtcaGCTGGCATACGAGGAGTGTGTGGACTGCTTCAGAGACCCAGTCTTCAGCAGGACGGGATTTAAAGTGTTCTGCAGGACCTGCTCCTCTCAG GTGCACTCTCACCCCGAGCGGCTGTCCCATAACCCCTCCCCCCTGCAGCTCCCTGAGGGTTACCCCGCCCCCACTACCCTCCGACCCCCGCCCCCTGCCCcaccgagagagagactggagctgTTTGCAGTGCTGTGCATAGAGACCAGTCACTATGTGTCCTTCATAAAACATGGACCAAACAGCACAGACTGGATCTTCTTTGACAGCATGGCTGACAGACATG gagagagggatggcttCAACATTCCCCAGGTGGAGGCATGTCCAGAGGTTGGCATGTACCTGGCCATGTCACCCGCAGAGCTGGCCAACCAGGTGCCTCGGGACATGAAGGGCGTGGCTAAGCGTCTGTTCTGTGATGCCTACATGTACCTGTACCAGAGTACCAGCATCAGCCTCTACCGCTGA